The DNA region CAGAATTCACCTTCCGGGGATGACGAAGAAGGCAGCTGCACCACCATTCACTCGTTATGCCTAAATTTAAGGCCGCCCTTATGTTGCTATGCAGCAATTGCACGGCTCCCGTGCCACAAGTCCCCTGCCTCGGGGCACCTGCAATGCCTATATTCACTGCATGACGACGCGCCGATCGCGTCGAACCAAAAGGAACCGAGAAATGGCCAAGTCCTTCCTGCGCACCGCCCTCGACAATCTCGTGGAAGCCCGCCAGCGCCGGGCCGATCTTTATGCCACGGGCGCCCTGCTCACCCTCGACGACGCATCGCTGAAGGCCATGGGCCTGACGCGCGATGAACTGCGCCGCCGTCCGTCGCAGCGTTCGATTATCTGAAATCATAAGATAATACCCGCTTGAGCGCTCCTCCCACGCTCGCGGACCAAGGCGCGGCATGATGCCGATGCCAAGAAGGCGGCTCATTATGGGCCGCCTTTTTTCCAACCCGGATAATGCTGGGTACCTGACTCTGCGACTCAGCCCTTCCCTTGCGTAAAGTGGATGGTCACCCAGCCATTGCGCCAAATGGTGCGCACATGCGACAAGCCCTGGCTGCTATAGGCGGCAATCACCTTCCAACGCTGGCTCGCCAGAATACCCGATAGGATCACCGAGCCATTGGGCGCCAGATGCGTCACCAGTTGCGGCGCCATCTTGATCAACGGACGCGCCAGAATATTGGCAATGATCAGATCGAAGGGGCCGTATTCTCGAAACGCCGTCGAATGAAAACCGGGTGCGGTACGGAAATCGATAGCGTCGACCACCTGGTTGCGCCGCGCATTGTCGCGCGCCACGCGCACCGCAATGGGATCGATGTCGGTGGCGAGCACAGGGATCGGCCTCAGCTTGCGCACCGCAATGGCAAGCACGCCGCTGCCCGTGCCGAGGTCGAGCGCGTTGCGCACCTTGCGAGACCGCACCACCGTTTCAATCACCTCGAGGCAGCCCGCCGTCGTTCCATGATGGCCGGTCCCGAAGGCTTGGCCGGCATCGATTTC from Rhizobium glycinendophyticum includes:
- a CDS encoding 50S ribosomal protein L11 methyltransferase yields the protein MSEIRLFVSTTEVNANRVLDLLGFELGEEDFAIATTEVDEKADIWEASIYLMMEDEDAVRARFETAIAEEFAELAIEREVIPDIDWIAKSLEGLTPVRAGRFLVHGSHDRDKVQPHDIAIEIDAGQAFGTGHHGTTAGCLEVIETVVRSRKVRNALDLGTGSGVLAIAVRKLRPIPVLATDIDPIAVRVARDNARRNQVVDAIDFRTAPGFHSTAFREYGPFDLIIANILARPLIKMAPQLVTHLAPNGSVILSGILASQRWKVIAAYSSQGLSHVRTIWRNGWVTIHFTQGKG